A window of Argopecten irradians isolate NY chromosome 14, Ai_NY, whole genome shotgun sequence contains these coding sequences:
- the LOC138306929 gene encoding monocarboxylate transporter 12-like isoform X1 yields MDNERESSLPVDRGWAWVVLGGSISVYFFYAGILKSFGILFVEFLNKYQQSAAVTAVVSGLESACFTIAALLSLTVGLRYTSCRTIVIIGGLLMGAGFVLSSFARDIYFLMVSYSVVFGLGHGMVTGPVLCILGDYFETKRGIANGAVMSACSVGGLVVAPLCRALLDEYGLQGTLLILGGLMFNSIVGGALLRPIDFFSLEKRRAKLKAHKRKKKRKEKQKQEAEETNGNISKSLPLLDTDEPFRARSPTADSTFSPLARRAMLKRMRSRTESEVATQEPLLPPPTPLSEQTQPDTAHTKPVDGTPKMGVARYFSNESLINIAFASSAGFKTSRESLRTRKNAVSESTEGSTSNVKQPVGTCHGLFNYKIFLNLSFILFAPGYWMGSIAASLPVLYIPAHAAEIGIYGQRAALLLSIFGACDAVGRLLAGVVADKFHMNPRYLMILACVIDGLMQQLSVTFTEYWHFVLYSLVYGIFAGFLYSLYAVIVLEMVGTDDFRSTITVLMLGQGVGFSISNPLIGALKDTYGSYDASLHYTGACALLAALLFIIEAIVDRHKSSKRKETDIEMLPS; encoded by the exons ATGGACAATGAGAGAGAGAGTTCCCTCCCGGTCGACCGAGGCTGGGCGTGGGTGGTACTTGGAG GCTCAATATCTGTATATTTCTTTTATGCTGGAATATTAAAATCGTTTGGTATTTTATTTGTTGAGTTCCTCAACAAATATCAGCAAAGTGCCGCAGTTACCGCCGTTGTTTCTGGTCTGGAGTCAGCATGTTTCACAATAGCTG CATTGCTGTCGTTGACCGTCGGTTTACGGTACACCAGCTGCCGAACAATCGTCATAATTGGCGGGTTACTAATGGGAGCAGGCTTTGTCCTCAGCAGCTTTGCTCGGGACATCTACTTCCTGATGGTATCATACAGTGTGGTGTTTG GTTTAGGGCACGGCATGGTGACGGGCCCAGTTTTGTGTATTCTTGGTGATTACTTCGAAACAAAGCGAGGGATAGCGAACGGAGCTGTCATGTCAGCATGTAGTGTTGGCGGGTTAGTGGTAGCCCCTCTATGTCGCGCTCTCCTGGACGAATACGGACTTCAAGGAACTCTTCTCATCCTAGGAGGATTGATGTTCAATTCTATCGTAGGAGGAGCATTGTTGAGACCGATTGACTTTTTCTCACTTGAAAAGAGAAGAGCAAAGCTGAAAGCACATAAACGtaaaaagaaaaggaaagaaaaacagAAGCAAGAGGCGGAAGagacaaatggaaatatatcaaaaagttTACCTTTACTAGATACGGATGAGCCCTTCAGAGCGAGGTCTCCAACGGCAGACTCCACCTTCTCACCACTAGCACGTAGAGCTATGCTTAAGAGAATGCGGTCGAGGACCGAATCAGAGGTAGCAACACAAGAACCATTGCTACCACCACCTACACCGCTTTCCGAACAAACTCAGCCTGACACTGCACACACAAAACCAGTAGACGGAACACCTAAAATGGGAGTAGCGCGTTACTTCAGCAACGAAAGTCTAATTAACATAGCATTTGCATCGTCAGCTGGATTCAAGACATCTCGGGAAAGTTTAAGAACTCGTAAAAATGCTGTATCAGAGAGCACCGAAGGAAGTACTTCTAATGTTAAACAACCCGTGGGTACTTGTCACGgattatttaattataaaatatttttgaatctGTCATTTATTCTGTTTGCCCCTGGGTACTGGATGGGGAGCATAGCTGCCTCACTGCCGGTACTCTATATACCAGCACATGCCGCGGAAATAGGAATATACGGACAGCGTGCTGCTCTTcttttatctatatttggtgcTTGTGACGCTGTAGGTCGGTTACTAGCGGGAGTAGTGGCCGATAAGTTTCATATGAATCCTAGATATCTAATGATCTTGGCGTGTGTGATTGACGGTCTGATGCAGCAACTATCAGTGACTTTTACTGAATATTGGCATTTTGTGTTATACTCCCTTGTGTATGGAATTTTTGCGGGATTTTTGTATTCTCTTTACGCCGTCATTGTGCTAGAAATGGTAGGGACGGATGACTTCCGGAGCACAATAACAGTTCTTATGTTAGGACAAGGAGTTGGATTTAGTATATCTAATCCCCTCATAG GAGCACTAAAGGACACTTACGGTTCATACGACGCATCCTTACATTATACAGGCGCATGCGCATTACTGGCAGCTCTTTTGTTCATCATAGAAGCAATAGTTGATAGACATAAATCATCTAAACGCAAAGAAACTGATATAGAAATGTTACCAAGTTAA
- the LOC138306929 gene encoding monocarboxylate transporter 12-like isoform X2: MDNERESSLPVDRGWAWVVLGALLSLTVGLRYTSCRTIVIIGGLLMGAGFVLSSFARDIYFLMVSYSVVFGLGHGMVTGPVLCILGDYFETKRGIANGAVMSACSVGGLVVAPLCRALLDEYGLQGTLLILGGLMFNSIVGGALLRPIDFFSLEKRRAKLKAHKRKKKRKEKQKQEAEETNGNISKSLPLLDTDEPFRARSPTADSTFSPLARRAMLKRMRSRTESEVATQEPLLPPPTPLSEQTQPDTAHTKPVDGTPKMGVARYFSNESLINIAFASSAGFKTSRESLRTRKNAVSESTEGSTSNVKQPVGTCHGLFNYKIFLNLSFILFAPGYWMGSIAASLPVLYIPAHAAEIGIYGQRAALLLSIFGACDAVGRLLAGVVADKFHMNPRYLMILACVIDGLMQQLSVTFTEYWHFVLYSLVYGIFAGFLYSLYAVIVLEMVGTDDFRSTITVLMLGQGVGFSISNPLIGALKDTYGSYDASLHYTGACALLAALLFIIEAIVDRHKSSKRKETDIEMLPS, from the exons ATGGACAATGAGAGAGAGAGTTCCCTCCCGGTCGACCGAGGCTGGGCGTGGGTGGTACTTGGAG CATTGCTGTCGTTGACCGTCGGTTTACGGTACACCAGCTGCCGAACAATCGTCATAATTGGCGGGTTACTAATGGGAGCAGGCTTTGTCCTCAGCAGCTTTGCTCGGGACATCTACTTCCTGATGGTATCATACAGTGTGGTGTTTG GTTTAGGGCACGGCATGGTGACGGGCCCAGTTTTGTGTATTCTTGGTGATTACTTCGAAACAAAGCGAGGGATAGCGAACGGAGCTGTCATGTCAGCATGTAGTGTTGGCGGGTTAGTGGTAGCCCCTCTATGTCGCGCTCTCCTGGACGAATACGGACTTCAAGGAACTCTTCTCATCCTAGGAGGATTGATGTTCAATTCTATCGTAGGAGGAGCATTGTTGAGACCGATTGACTTTTTCTCACTTGAAAAGAGAAGAGCAAAGCTGAAAGCACATAAACGtaaaaagaaaaggaaagaaaaacagAAGCAAGAGGCGGAAGagacaaatggaaatatatcaaaaagttTACCTTTACTAGATACGGATGAGCCCTTCAGAGCGAGGTCTCCAACGGCAGACTCCACCTTCTCACCACTAGCACGTAGAGCTATGCTTAAGAGAATGCGGTCGAGGACCGAATCAGAGGTAGCAACACAAGAACCATTGCTACCACCACCTACACCGCTTTCCGAACAAACTCAGCCTGACACTGCACACACAAAACCAGTAGACGGAACACCTAAAATGGGAGTAGCGCGTTACTTCAGCAACGAAAGTCTAATTAACATAGCATTTGCATCGTCAGCTGGATTCAAGACATCTCGGGAAAGTTTAAGAACTCGTAAAAATGCTGTATCAGAGAGCACCGAAGGAAGTACTTCTAATGTTAAACAACCCGTGGGTACTTGTCACGgattatttaattataaaatatttttgaatctGTCATTTATTCTGTTTGCCCCTGGGTACTGGATGGGGAGCATAGCTGCCTCACTGCCGGTACTCTATATACCAGCACATGCCGCGGAAATAGGAATATACGGACAGCGTGCTGCTCTTcttttatctatatttggtgcTTGTGACGCTGTAGGTCGGTTACTAGCGGGAGTAGTGGCCGATAAGTTTCATATGAATCCTAGATATCTAATGATCTTGGCGTGTGTGATTGACGGTCTGATGCAGCAACTATCAGTGACTTTTACTGAATATTGGCATTTTGTGTTATACTCCCTTGTGTATGGAATTTTTGCGGGATTTTTGTATTCTCTTTACGCCGTCATTGTGCTAGAAATGGTAGGGACGGATGACTTCCGGAGCACAATAACAGTTCTTATGTTAGGACAAGGAGTTGGATTTAGTATATCTAATCCCCTCATAG GAGCACTAAAGGACACTTACGGTTCATACGACGCATCCTTACATTATACAGGCGCATGCGCATTACTGGCAGCTCTTTTGTTCATCATAGAAGCAATAGTTGATAGACATAAATCATCTAAACGCAAAGAAACTGATATAGAAATGTTACCAAGTTAA